In one Parvibaculum sp. genomic region, the following are encoded:
- a CDS encoding site-specific integrase, with product MPRTKKIDKALQIAAESVAISDLLSQRAERAKLRPTTYFHLVKFIEGDALAYRPRLRGGVWFIKARVDGRYLARLIARADDLEPADGESVLSYAQALEKGRSILSGDKRSFFAPRRMEFLPHTLRVCPIGEVYTVGHALRDYLEEKRNNGSPQGYRTAVADANAYIVGDLSSIPCADLDIKFLKEWFRSLGTRPLEASNFVRRSNNQPIVYNDGEADRKAKVRANCVLITLKAALNLAWRDGRIETDTQWRRLLPYRSVRKARRRILSSNEIEALLKAAPPDLRKLILGGLFTGCRSGELMALRPSNFNYETGTLFVHATKTCRSRNIVLPYEAISYFERLTHTLGEKHPIFHRSNGEPWGHRGYCHLMRKISIEANIEPPVIFHELRHTYASRLIMSGVSPFVVADQLGHADCTQIIKTYGHVSAEFAVDQVRTLFPRIEATAAEVAKTARWHKGLKENPPPRWKRIGRI from the coding sequence GTGCCCCGTACAAAGAAGATTGATAAGGCGCTTCAGATCGCCGCCGAATCTGTCGCAATTTCCGACTTGCTCTCACAGCGTGCCGAGAGAGCCAAGCTGCGACCCACGACTTATTTCCATCTGGTCAAGTTCATTGAAGGTGACGCTCTGGCTTACCGGCCTCGCCTCAGAGGCGGTGTCTGGTTCATCAAGGCGCGCGTCGACGGGCGCTATCTGGCGCGCCTCATTGCAAGAGCCGACGATCTCGAACCTGCAGATGGTGAGAGCGTGCTTTCCTATGCACAGGCCCTGGAAAAGGGCCGAAGCATTCTGTCGGGAGACAAAAGGAGTTTCTTCGCACCGCGCCGGATGGAGTTTCTTCCTCACACGCTTCGTGTCTGTCCCATCGGAGAAGTCTACACCGTTGGTCATGCATTGCGCGATTACCTAGAAGAAAAGCGAAACAACGGCAGTCCGCAAGGATACAGGACCGCCGTCGCCGACGCGAACGCCTATATCGTCGGGGATCTCTCCTCCATCCCCTGTGCAGACCTCGACATCAAGTTTCTCAAGGAGTGGTTCCGGTCGCTCGGGACAAGACCGTTGGAGGCGTCGAACTTCGTTCGCCGTTCGAACAATCAACCCATTGTCTATAACGATGGTGAGGCGGACCGGAAGGCGAAGGTGAGAGCGAACTGCGTGCTTATTACATTGAAGGCGGCTCTCAACCTTGCATGGCGCGATGGTCGGATCGAAACGGACACCCAATGGCGCAGGCTGCTGCCTTATCGAAGCGTGCGGAAGGCGAGAAGGCGCATTCTGAGTAGCAACGAGATTGAGGCCTTGCTGAAGGCGGCCCCACCGGATCTTCGCAAACTGATCCTCGGCGGTCTCTTCACGGGATGCCGGTCCGGTGAGTTGATGGCGCTTCGGCCATCTAACTTCAACTACGAGACCGGGACACTTTTTGTCCATGCGACAAAGACCTGCCGCAGCCGCAACATTGTTCTCCCCTACGAAGCGATCTCCTATTTCGAGCGGTTGACGCATACGCTCGGAGAGAAGCATCCCATTTTCCACAGGAGCAATGGTGAGCCCTGGGGACACCGTGGATACTGTCATTTGATGCGAAAAATCTCCATTGAAGCGAACATCGAACCGCCTGTCATTTTCCATGAGCTGCGCCATACCTATGCAAGCCGGCTGATCATGTCGGGGGTTTCGCCCTTTGTCGTGGCGGATCAGCTGGGACACGCGGACTGCACGCAGATCATCAAGACCTATGGCCATGTGTCGGCGGAATTCGCCGTGGACCAGGTGCGGACACTCTTTCCCCGTATCGAGGCGACCGCTGCCGAAGTGGCCAAGACCGCCCGATGGCACAAGGGATTGAAAGAAAACCCGCCACCTCGCTGGAAGCGGATAGGCAGAATCTAG